AGGACTTGCCGCAGGGCTTCGCGATCCACGAGAGCCCGACGATCTCCACCATGTGGCCGGCCATGCCGTGCCTCAGCAACCTGGTGCTCTTCGATCCGCTGAAGCCCACCCATAGCGTGGACAACCTCATCGGTGAGCTCGCCGAGCGCTGGTCGTGGCAGGAGAGCTATCGCAAGCTGGTCTTCTTTCTCCGCAAGGACGTGAGGTGGCACGACGGCAAGCCTTTCACCTCCAGGGACGTCAAGGCCACCTTCGACATGCTCCGGGAGGCGCTGGAGGCTCCCGCCAAGCTGCGGTTCAACCCGCGGAAGGAATGGTGGGCCAACGTCGAGGCGGTCGACGCCATCGATCCGCTCACCGTGGTGTTCCGGCTGAAGCGGCCCCAGCCCTCCCTGCTCCTCATGCTGGCCTCCGGATACACACCCATCTACGCCGCTCACGTGCCCGCGGCCAGCTACCGGGCGGGTTGCGTCGGCACGGGGCCCTTCAAGCTGAAGGACTGGCGCAAGGGCGAGTTCGTCGAGTACGTGAAGAACCCCGACTACTTCGTGAAGGGCCGGCCCTACCTGGACGGCCTGCGATATCTGATCATCGCGGAGCGCGGAACGGCCACGGCGGCCGTCCAGGCGGGGCGCGTGGATGCGACGTTCCCGGGCGAAACGGGGAAGGGCATCGCCGATCAGCTCAAGAAGGCCGTGCCCCAGCTCGTCATCACGACCGTGAATTCCAGCGTCCTCGATCATCTCATCCTCAATACGAGGAAGCCGCCGTTCGACAACGCCAAGGTGCGTCAGGCCGTCAACCGCGCCATCGACCGGCGGGCCCTCGCGGCTGCCGTCTACCAGGGAGGAGCCACCCTCGGCGCCTCCATGGTGCCCAGGCCCTACGGAGTGTGGGGCATGCTCGAGGCTGATCTGCGCGGGCTCGCCGGCTACGGCAATCCCAGCGAGGAGAAGGCCCAGGCCCGCAAGCTGCTCGGCGAGGCCGGATTCGGTCCCAGCAGTCCCCTGAAGCTCGAGATGGTCACCCGCAACCTCCCGGCCTTCGCCGACCTCAGCTCCTTCGTGATCGGCGAGCTCAAGCGCGTCGGCATCGAAGCCTCGCTGAGGCAGGTGGACTCATCCCAGTGGTATCCAATGCAGGCGCGCGGGGAGTTTCAGCTCGGCACGGATCGAAACGGTCTCGAGCCCGATGACCCCGATGCGAACTTCTACGAGCACTATGCCTGCGGATCGTCCCGGAACTATTCAGGCTATTGCGACGAGAGCCTCACCCAGCTCATCGACCGGCAATCTCAGGAGCTGGATGCCCGGAAGCGGCTCGCCCTGGTCAATGAGATCCAGCTGAAGCTGGAGCAGACGGCCGCCCGGCCGTCCCTCGTCTGGCGACTCGACTACTTCACGGTGTGGCCACACGTGAAGAACCTGGTGCCCCACCATTCGATCTACGGCTGGGGTCGCCTGCAGGAGGTGTGGCGCGACAAGTAGGTCACAACGCTCCGGTGAGGATCGCGACCACCCGGGGCACCGCGGCGTCCGCGCGCTCTTCGAGCTCGCGCCGCGTCAGGCTCCCGATGGGATGGGCGACGACCACAAAGGGGTAGAGCGGGTTCCCGCAGATCTCGGCCTGGGCCTTCACGCTCGAGACGAACTGCTCCGTGCAGATGACGGCGGTGGGTACGCCGCGCCGGTCCAACTCGATCCCGTCGTGCAAACTGCACGTGCTGCACGACCCTCAGTCGCCGATGGCGGTCACCACGACATCGCAGTCGCGGGCCAGGGCGTCGAGCATGGCGTCGTCGGCCACGCGGCTCGCGCTCGACTTCGTCATGGTCACCACGCTCTTGAGGCGATACCGCGCGGCCAGGCGCGCGCGCATGAGATCGAGCAGGTGGTCGCCGTTGACCTTGCTGTTGCTCAGCAGGCCGAGCACCTTGCCGTCGAGGTCGCCCACCCGCTTGGCCAGGCTGCTCTCGGCGTGGTCGGCGGCGATGGTCGGATCGAGGATCTTGATGGTCATGGTCGAACCTCCCGTGTGACAGCCAGCGAGTTTCGATAACGGCTCCAGGACGGGATGAACGCGGAGTGGCCGCCCGCCCCGCCGCCCGCCACCACGATATGGATGTCGTCGGGCCCCTGGCCACGGTGGACCCACTGCGTCTCGTCGCCCGGCTCGATGGCCCCCGCCAGCTTGCCTCCCCGCTTGAGATCGGCGCGCGTGCGTCGCGCCCTCGCGTACAGATCCTCCTTGAGGCGCGCCTTCGTCCAGCCGTCCCGCGCGAGGATCTGGACGTGCTCGGGAGCCAGGACGAGGAACGATTGGCCCGGACTGAAGCTGCCCAGGCTCGCCATGGTGTCGCCGAGGGTGACGAGGATCGCCTCGGCCGTCTCCCCGTAGTGGCTGAGCACGTTGTGCGGTCCCTCGGCGGCAAAGACGGTGACCGTACTCGCCTCGCGCGCGAATCCCCGCTCCACATGAAGCGGCTCCCAGGGATTCTCTTCCTCGTTGTCCGCGATGCAGTAGCTGTACTTGCCG
This genomic window from Candidatus Methylomirabilota bacterium contains:
- a CDS encoding ABC transporter substrate-binding protein, whose protein sequence is MSIPRFLRVVGLAALVIVAASPALGQAPRSGGSLTLRLREDLPQGFAIHESPTISTMWPAMPCLSNLVLFDPLKPTHSVDNLIGELAERWSWQESYRKLVFFLRKDVRWHDGKPFTSRDVKATFDMLREALEAPAKLRFNPRKEWWANVEAVDAIDPLTVVFRLKRPQPSLLLMLASGYTPIYAAHVPAASYRAGCVGTGPFKLKDWRKGEFVEYVKNPDYFVKGRPYLDGLRYLIIAERGTATAAVQAGRVDATFPGETGKGIADQLKKAVPQLVITTVNSSVLDHLILNTRKPPFDNAKVRQAVNRAIDRRALAAAVYQGGATLGASMVPRPYGVWGMLEADLRGLAGYGNPSEEKAQARKLLGEAGFGPSSPLKLEMVTRNLPAFADLSSFVIGELKRVGIEASLRQVDSSQWYPMQARGEFQLGTDRNGLEPDDPDANFYEHYACGSSRNYSGYCDESLTQLIDRQSQELDARKRLALVNEIQLKLEQTAARPSLVWRLDYFTVWPHVKNLVPHHSIYGWGRLQEVWRDK